The Rhodoferax sediminis genome has a segment encoding these proteins:
- the hydA gene encoding dihydropyrimidinase: MTTIVRGGTVVNADRSFRADVLCHEGKIVAVGENLDTPAHAQVIDAGGQYVMPGGIDPHTHMQLPFMGTVTADDFFTGTAAGLAGGTTTIMDFVIPNPQQSLLEAYHTWRGWAKKAAGDYTFHVAVTWWNETVHADMGTLVREHGVNSFKHFMAYKNAIMADDELLIKSFARALELGAIPTVHAENGELVFQLQQELLKKGITGPVAHPLSRPPAVEAEAANRAIAIANVMNTPVYIVHVSCAESLEAITRARAKGQRVYGEALAGHLVIDDSVYRSNDLEFAAAHVMSPPFRGKHHQAALWQGLQGGNLQTTATDHCTFCAEQKATGYDDFTKIPNGCGGVEDRMAIVWNAGVNTGKLTPSEFVRVTSANAAQIFNMYPRKGVVAVGADADLVVWDPEGTRTISAKTQFAKGGFNVFEGRTVRGIPTHTLAAGKLVFQRGELRAVEGAGRHVDRPAFSPFIGAAMQRA; this comes from the coding sequence ATGACAACCATTGTTCGCGGCGGCACTGTCGTCAATGCAGATCGCTCGTTTCGTGCCGACGTTCTTTGCCATGAAGGCAAGATCGTTGCAGTCGGTGAAAACCTCGATACGCCGGCCCATGCGCAAGTGATCGACGCCGGCGGTCAATACGTGATGCCGGGCGGGATCGATCCGCATACCCACATGCAATTGCCCTTCATGGGAACCGTCACGGCCGATGATTTCTTTACCGGCACGGCGGCGGGGCTGGCTGGCGGCACGACCACGATCATGGATTTCGTCATCCCGAACCCGCAGCAATCGCTGCTCGAGGCGTATCACACCTGGCGTGGTTGGGCGAAAAAAGCGGCCGGCGACTACACCTTCCACGTTGCCGTGACCTGGTGGAACGAGACCGTGCATGCCGACATGGGCACGCTCGTGCGCGAGCACGGTGTCAACAGCTTCAAGCACTTCATGGCGTACAAAAACGCCATCATGGCGGATGACGAGCTCCTCATCAAAAGCTTTGCGCGCGCTCTCGAACTGGGAGCCATACCGACCGTCCACGCCGAAAACGGCGAGCTCGTGTTCCAGCTGCAGCAAGAGCTCCTCAAAAAAGGCATCACAGGTCCGGTGGCCCATCCGTTGTCGCGTCCGCCAGCCGTGGAAGCCGAGGCCGCCAATCGCGCGATCGCCATCGCCAATGTCATGAACACGCCGGTCTACATCGTCCACGTCTCGTGTGCCGAATCGCTCGAAGCCATCACGCGCGCGCGCGCCAAGGGCCAGCGCGTCTACGGCGAAGCCCTGGCCGGCCACCTGGTGATTGACGACAGCGTCTATCGCAGCAACGACCTCGAATTCGCGGCAGCCCACGTGATGAGCCCGCCGTTTCGCGGCAAACACCACCAGGCTGCGTTGTGGCAGGGGCTGCAAGGCGGCAATCTGCAGACAACGGCAACCGATCACTGCACGTTCTGCGCCGAGCAAAAAGCGACCGGGTACGACGACTTCACGAAGATTCCGAACGGCTGCGGCGGTGTCGAAGACCGCATGGCCATCGTGTGGAATGCCGGCGTCAATACCGGGAAACTGACGCCGTCGGAATTCGTTCGCGTGACGTCGGCCAACGCCGCGCAAATCTTCAATATGTACCCACGCAAGGGGGTCGTCGCCGTCGGCGCCGACGCCGATCTGGTGGTCTGGGACCCCGAGGGGACACGTACCATCTCGGCCAAAACGCAGTTCGCGAAAGGCGGCTTCAACGTCTTCGAAGGACGCACCGTGCGCGGCATCCCGACCCATACGCTCGCGGCCGGCAAGCTCGTCTTCCAGCGCGGCGAACTGCGGGCGGTGGAGGGTGCCGGTCGCCATGTCGATCGCCCCGCGTTCAGCCCATTCATTGGTGCCGCCATGCAGCGCGCCTGA
- a CDS encoding Zn-dependent hydrolase: MSLQTAHNVDALRVDGDRLWQSLMELAKIGATPKGGVCRLTLTDLDKQGRDLVIRWAREAGMTVTIDKIGNGFMRRAGRNNSLPPIVTGSHIDTQPTGGKFDGNYGVLAGLEVVRTLNDRGIETEAPIEVAFWTNEEGSRFVPVMMGSGVFAKAFTLEHAYAARDTEGKSVKEELTRIGYIGEQEPGNHPIGAYFETHIEQGPVLEDNDKTIGVVQGVLGIRWFDCTVTGMEAHAGPTPMALRKDAMQVATHLMQEVVAAALRHAPHGRGTVGMVHVHPNSRNVIPGRVKFSIDLRNSTDALVDQMADEVKAHAAKLGKDTGLDIQIELVSSYPAQGFHADCIDAVARAAQKLGYSNMPAVSGAGHDAVYMAKLAPSGMIFIPCKDGISHNEIEDAKPEHITAGCNVLLHAMLERAGT, translated from the coding sequence ATGAGCTTGCAAACTGCCCACAACGTGGACGCCCTGCGCGTCGATGGAGACCGCCTTTGGCAGTCGCTGATGGAGCTGGCGAAAATTGGCGCCACCCCCAAAGGAGGCGTGTGCCGCCTGACCCTCACCGACCTCGACAAGCAGGGCCGTGACCTGGTCATCCGCTGGGCCAGGGAGGCTGGCATGACGGTCACTATCGACAAGATCGGTAACGGCTTCATGCGTCGCGCCGGGCGCAACAACAGTTTGCCACCCATCGTGACCGGCAGTCACATCGACACCCAGCCGACCGGTGGCAAGTTCGACGGCAACTACGGTGTGCTGGCCGGCCTCGAAGTGGTGCGCACCTTGAACGATCGGGGCATCGAGACCGAAGCCCCGATTGAAGTGGCCTTCTGGACCAACGAAGAAGGCTCGCGCTTTGTGCCGGTCATGATGGGCTCGGGCGTATTCGCCAAGGCCTTCACGCTGGAGCACGCCTACGCCGCGCGTGACACCGAGGGCAAGTCGGTGAAGGAGGAATTGACGCGCATCGGCTACATCGGTGAACAGGAGCCGGGCAACCATCCCATTGGCGCGTACTTCGAAACCCACATCGAGCAGGGCCCGGTGCTCGAAGACAACGACAAGACCATAGGCGTGGTGCAGGGCGTGCTGGGCATCCGCTGGTTTGACTGCACCGTCACCGGCATGGAAGCGCATGCCGGCCCGACCCCCATGGCCCTGCGCAAGGATGCCATGCAGGTGGCCACCCACCTGATGCAGGAAGTGGTGGCGGCCGCGCTGCGCCACGCGCCGCATGGCCGCGGCACCGTGGGCATGGTGCATGTGCATCCCAACAGCCGCAACGTGATTCCGGGCCGCGTGAAGTTCTCCATCGATCTGCGCAACAGCACCGACGCGCTGGTGGACCAGATGGCCGATGAGGTCAAGGCCCATGCGGCCAAACTCGGCAAGGACACGGGCCTGGATATCCAGATCGAACTGGTGTCCAGCTACCCGGCACAAGGCTTCCATGCCGACTGCATCGACGCCGTGGCGCGTGCTGCCCAAAAACTGGGTTACTCCAACATGCCCGCGGTCTCAGGCGCCGGTCACGACGCGGTCTACATGGCCAAGCTGGCGCCCAGCGGCATGATCTTCATCCCCTGCAAAGACGGCATCAGCCACAACGAGATTGAGGACGCCAAGCCCGAGCACATCACCGCCGGTTGCAACGTGCTACTGCACGCGATGTTGGAGCGGGCGGGCACATAA
- a CDS encoding sulfite exporter TauE/SafE family protein — MLAHHDLSLLLLIALAGLYAGTQNTLAGGGSFITFPALLLAGLNPLAANITSTVALFPNQITSSLAGRRLAGGVEGMSLGKLFGLSVAGGIVGAVLLLETPATFFARLVPWLVLFATAVFAWGSFRKKSSDGGHAIPLKLLAAAQFLIGVYGGYFGGGIGFLMLAALTLAGQQVRMATATKNILAMAMNASAVVLFVFSSQVDWLAALALAIGGIGGAFVGNWLVHRLPEKLMRKLVVLVGIVLTIWLFLR, encoded by the coding sequence ATGCTTGCACATCACGATCTTTCCCTGTTGTTGCTGATCGCTTTGGCCGGGCTTTACGCCGGCACCCAGAACACCCTGGCCGGCGGCGGCTCCTTCATTACTTTTCCCGCTCTGCTGCTGGCCGGACTCAACCCGCTGGCGGCCAACATCACTTCCACCGTCGCCCTGTTCCCGAACCAGATCACGTCATCCCTTGCGGGGCGCAGACTGGCCGGCGGCGTGGAAGGGATGAGCCTGGGCAAGCTGTTCGGCCTCAGCGTGGCGGGCGGCATCGTCGGCGCCGTGCTGCTGCTGGAAACCCCGGCCACCTTTTTTGCGCGTCTGGTGCCCTGGCTGGTGCTGTTCGCCACCGCCGTCTTCGCCTGGGGCAGCTTTCGCAAGAAGTCGTCCGATGGGGGGCATGCCATTCCCCTGAAACTGCTGGCTGCGGCGCAATTCCTGATCGGCGTTTACGGCGGTTACTTCGGCGGTGGCATCGGCTTTTTGATGCTCGCGGCCCTGACGCTCGCCGGCCAGCAGGTGCGCATGGCCACCGCTACCAAGAACATCCTGGCGATGGCGATGAACGCCTCGGCGGTCGTCCTGTTCGTCTTCTCCAGCCAGGTGGACTGGCTCGCCGCGCTGGCGCTGGCCATCGGCGGCATCGGCGGTGCCTTTGTCGGCAACTGGCTGGTGCACCGCCTGCCGGAGAAACTGATGCGCAAGCTGGTTGTGCTGGTCGGCATCGTGCTGACAATCTGGCTGTTTCTGCGGTAG
- a CDS encoding ABC transporter ATP-binding protein, producing MPELLALDNVSAGYGESVVLDGVSFALQEGDSLALLGRNGVGKSTLLVTLMGLTQVHGGTIRWCDNNIARVPTYRRAHAGLGWVPQERFMFPSLTVEEHLTVVARPGPWNLARLYEVFPRLQERRANMGNQLSGGEQQMLAIARALITNPRLLLLDEPMEGLAPIIVQELMRVLQRLISHEGLSVIVVEQHARLALSLTRRAIVLDRGRIVHASSSQSLLDDAQTLDRLVAVA from the coding sequence ATGCCTGAACTGCTCGCGCTCGACAACGTGAGCGCCGGCTACGGCGAGTCGGTGGTGCTGGACGGTGTGTCGTTCGCGCTGCAGGAGGGCGACAGCCTGGCGCTGCTGGGCCGCAACGGCGTCGGCAAATCCACGCTGCTGGTCACGCTGATGGGCCTGACGCAGGTACATGGCGGCACGATCCGCTGGTGCGACAACAACATCGCGCGCGTGCCCACCTACCGGCGCGCGCATGCCGGCCTGGGCTGGGTGCCGCAGGAGCGCTTCATGTTTCCCTCGTTGACGGTCGAGGAGCATCTGACCGTGGTGGCGCGCCCGGGCCCCTGGAACCTGGCGCGCCTGTACGAGGTTTTTCCGCGCCTGCAGGAACGCCGCGCCAACATGGGCAACCAGCTCTCGGGCGGCGAGCAACAGATGCTGGCCATTGCGCGGGCGCTGATCACCAACCCGCGCCTGCTGTTGCTCGACGAGCCCATGGAAGGCCTGGCGCCGATCATCGTGCAGGAGCTGATGCGCGTGCTGCAGCGCCTGATCAGCCACGAGGGTCTGTCGGTCATCGTGGTCGAACAGCACGCGCGGCTGGCCCTGTCGCTGACCCGGCGTGCCATCGTGCTCGATCGCGGCCGCATCGTGCATGCGTCAAGCAGCCAGAGCCTGCTGGACGACGCACAGACGCTGGACCGCCTGGTGGCCGTGGCCTGA
- a CDS encoding ABC transporter ATP-binding protein, with amino-acid sequence MSAVPFELRTQGLSKQWGDFKANSDVSLSFAPGARHALIGPNGAGKTTFINLLTGALAPTSGQVFLGDQNITALAQHQRVKRGMTRTFQINTLFAGLTVLESIALAICEHRGLQYRWYQTVARQHVVIDEAMALLASLKLSPDAGTVTHSLPYGKQRLVEIALALATRPRILLLDEPAAGIPSGESAELFEVIAQLPRDVTIVFIEHDMGLVFRFAERITVLVGGRVLTEGTPAEIAADQRVKEVYLGEAEHA; translated from the coding sequence ATGAGCGCCGTACCGTTCGAGCTGCGCACCCAGGGTCTATCGAAGCAGTGGGGCGACTTCAAGGCCAACAGCGATGTCTCGCTGAGCTTTGCGCCGGGCGCGCGCCACGCGCTGATCGGGCCGAACGGCGCCGGCAAAACCACCTTCATCAACCTGCTGACCGGCGCCTTGGCGCCCACCAGTGGGCAGGTTTTTCTCGGGGACCAGAACATCACCGCTCTGGCGCAGCACCAGCGCGTCAAACGCGGCATGACCCGCACGTTCCAGATCAACACGCTGTTTGCCGGACTGACCGTGCTGGAGTCGATCGCGCTGGCGATTTGCGAGCACCGGGGCCTGCAGTACCGCTGGTACCAGACCGTGGCACGCCAGCACGTGGTGATCGACGAGGCGATGGCGCTGCTAGCCTCGCTCAAGCTGAGTCCCGATGCCGGCACCGTCACGCACAGCCTGCCCTACGGCAAGCAGCGGCTGGTGGAAATCGCCCTGGCGCTGGCGACCCGACCCCGAATTTTGCTGCTCGACGAGCCGGCCGCCGGCATTCCCTCCGGGGAGAGCGCCGAGCTGTTCGAAGTCATCGCGCAATTGCCGCGCGACGTCACCATCGTGTTTATCGAGCATGACATGGGACTGGTGTTCCGCTTTGCCGAACGCATCACCGTGCTGGTGGGCGGCCGCGTGCTAACCGAAGGCACACCGGCCGAGATTGCCGCCGACCAGCGTGTGAAAGAAGTCTATCTGGGCGAGGCCGAACATGCCTGA
- a CDS encoding branched-chain amino acid ABC transporter permease, with protein MMPRWLHPPRPPLPNDRWQPLEIVFWLAPVAAYFLFPGYLSLMSQTLIIGLFALSLDLILGYAGIVSLGHAAFFGLGAYTAGLLAAHGWTEPLLGLLAAAALAALFGFLTSFLVVPGQDLTRLMVTLGISLMLFEAANKATSLTGGVDGLSGIVAGKVLGVFGFDLYGKTAYWYSLIVLFVLFVVLRRLVNSPFGLSLTGIREGGKRMPAIGANVPQRLSVVFTVGAAVAGVAGALLAQTTQFVGLDTLGFSRSADLLIMLVLGGAGRLYGALVGAAVFMLAQSYISDLNPVYWQFWLGLLLVVIVLFARGGILGGLDKIRQRLSRPAPATRQPP; from the coding sequence ATGATGCCGCGCTGGCTCCATCCGCCGCGGCCGCCGTTGCCGAATGATCGCTGGCAGCCGCTGGAGATCGTGTTCTGGCTGGCCCCGGTGGCCGCCTATTTTTTGTTCCCCGGCTACCTGTCGCTGATGAGCCAGACCCTGATCATTGGCCTGTTTGCCCTCTCGCTGGACCTGATCCTTGGCTACGCCGGCATCGTCTCGCTGGGCCACGCGGCCTTTTTCGGGCTCGGTGCCTACACCGCCGGCCTGCTCGCGGCGCATGGCTGGACCGAGCCGCTGCTGGGCCTGCTGGCCGCCGCCGCGCTGGCGGCGCTGTTCGGGTTTTTGACGAGTTTTCTGGTGGTGCCCGGGCAGGACCTGACGCGCCTGATGGTGACGCTGGGCATCAGCCTGATGCTGTTCGAGGCGGCCAACAAGGCGACCTCTCTCACCGGCGGCGTGGACGGGCTATCGGGCATCGTGGCGGGCAAGGTGCTCGGCGTGTTCGGGTTCGACCTGTACGGCAAGACCGCCTACTGGTACAGCCTGATCGTGCTGTTTGTGCTGTTCGTCGTGCTGCGCCGGCTGGTGAACTCGCCGTTCGGCCTGAGCCTGACCGGCATTCGCGAAGGCGGCAAGCGCATGCCCGCCATCGGTGCCAACGTGCCGCAGCGACTGAGCGTGGTGTTCACAGTGGGGGCGGCGGTGGCGGGCGTGGCGGGCGCCCTGCTGGCCCAGACCACGCAGTTCGTCGGCCTCGACACCCTGGGCTTTTCGCGCTCGGCCGATTTGCTGATCATGCTGGTGCTCGGCGGCGCCGGGCGGCTGTATGGCGCACTGGTGGGGGCCGCCGTGTTCATGCTGGCGCAGAGCTACATTTCAGATCTCAATCCGGTCTACTGGCAGTTCTGGCTCGGCCTGCTGCTGGTGGTGATTGTGCTGTTCGCGCGCGGCGGCATTCTGGGCGGCCTGGACAAGATCCGGCAGCGCCTGAGCCGGCCTGCGCCAGCCACGAGGCAACCTCCATGA
- a CDS encoding branched-chain amino acid ABC transporter permease, translating into MLSHFIGVLFDGVAYGSLLFLISVGLSITMGLMNFVNLAHGAFAMLGGYVCVMAMNSLGLPFLLTLPLAFIASALAGLVLERLLYRRLYQASPLDQVLFSIGLTFISVAAATYVWGSSQQPMQLPGYLLGQVSLLGVDVGVYRLFLIGIVVLITLALRALVERTRFGAQIRASVDNQQASAGLGINVSRVFSLTFALGSGLAGLGGGLGLDVLGLDPSFPIKYMVYFLLVVVVGGASTIKGPLLAALILGVCDVAGKYYVPAIGSFIIYGLMVLLLVLFPAGLIGKRS; encoded by the coding sequence ATGCTGAGTCACTTCATTGGCGTCCTGTTCGACGGCGTTGCCTACGGCAGCCTGCTGTTTCTGATCAGCGTCGGGCTGTCCATCACGATGGGGCTGATGAACTTCGTCAACCTTGCGCATGGCGCCTTCGCGATGCTGGGCGGCTATGTGTGCGTGATGGCCATGAACAGCCTGGGCCTGCCGTTCCTGCTGACACTGCCGCTGGCCTTCATTGCCAGCGCGCTGGCCGGGCTGGTGCTGGAGCGTCTGCTGTACCGCCGGCTGTATCAGGCCAGTCCCCTCGACCAGGTGCTGTTCTCCATCGGCCTCACCTTCATCTCGGTGGCGGCTGCCACCTACGTCTGGGGCTCATCGCAGCAGCCGATGCAGTTGCCCGGCTATCTGCTCGGCCAGGTCTCGCTGCTGGGCGTTGACGTGGGCGTGTACCGCCTTTTCCTGATCGGTATCGTCGTGCTCATCACGCTGGCGCTGCGGGCCTTGGTGGAACGTACCCGCTTCGGCGCGCAAATCCGGGCCTCGGTCGACAACCAGCAGGCCTCGGCCGGGCTGGGCATCAACGTGAGCCGGGTCTTCAGCCTCACGTTCGCGCTCGGCTCGGGCCTGGCCGGGCTGGGCGGCGGACTGGGCTTGGACGTGCTGGGGCTCGATCCGAGTTTTCCGATCAAGTACATGGTTTATTTTCTGCTGGTGGTCGTGGTCGGCGGCGCCAGCACCATCAAGGGGCCGTTGCTTGCGGCACTGATCCTGGGTGTCTGCGACGTGGCGGGCAAATACTATGTGCCCGCCATCGGCTCCTTCATCATCTACGGCCTGATGGTGCTGCTGCTGGTGCTGTTTCCGGCCGGCCTCATCGGCAAGCGCTCATGA